Genomic window (Mustelus asterias unplaced genomic scaffold, sMusAst1.hap1.1 HAP1_SCAFFOLD_532, whole genome shotgun sequence):
GACATTTTGGAGGATTTAACTTATGGACTTCATTAACAGGAGCCAGCGGATGTCATTTGTTTTGACTTATAGAAGGCTTTCGTCGAAGTGCCACACACGAGATCAGCAAGTTAAGTTGAAGCACATGCGATTGAGGGAAGAGCATTGAGAAGGGTCGGAACTCGATGGCAGACCGGAAAAAagagaataggaataaacagATCGTATTCCGAGATGACACAAACCTGGGTGGGGCGAagcgggcggggtggggtgggagtggtggtggtggtgggggggggggggggcggggagaggtggaggagggATCAGTCTGTGTTGTTGTGGCCTATTAGTGGAGAACTATGTGAAATTTGAGGGCTGAAACGTGCATCACCAGTACTTCCGGTGACCAACatagaaagaacagtacagcacaggaaacaggccaatcggccctccaagcctgtgccgctccttggtccaactagaccaatcgtttgtatccctccatttccagcctgctcatgtgactatccaggtaagttttaaacgatgtcagcgtgcctgcctccaccaccctacttggcagcgcattccaggcccccaccacactctgtgtaaaaaacgtccctctgatgtctgagttatacttcgcccctctcaccttgagcccgtgacccctcgtgatcgtcacctcctacctgggaaaaagcttcccactgttcaccctatctatacccttcataatcttgtacacctctattagatctcccctcattctccgtctttccaaggagaacaaccccagtcttcccaatctctcctcatagctaagaccctccataccaggcaacatcctggtaaaccttctctgcactctctccaatgcctccacgtccttctggtagtgcggcgatcagaactggacgcagtactccaaatgtggcctaaccagcgttctatacagctgcatcatcagactccagcttttatactctatgctccgtcctataaaggcaagcataccatatgccttcttcaccaccttctccacctgtgttgccaccttcaaggatttgtggacttgcacacctaggtccctctgtgttactatactcctgatgactgccatttattgtataactcctccctacattatttcttccaaaatgcatcacttcgcattcatccggattaaactccatttgccacctctccacccaattttccagcctatctatatcctgctgtattgcccgacaatgctcttcgctatccgcaattccagccatcttcgtgtcatccgcaaacttgctgattacaccagttacaccttcttccaaatcatttatatatatcacaaatagcagaggtcccagtacagagccctacggaacaccactggtcacagacctccagccggaaaaagacccttcgaccactaccctctgtctcctatggccaagccagttctccacacatccagccacttctccttgtatcccatgagccttaaccttcttaaccaacctgccatggagggactttgtcaaatgccttactgaaatccatatagacgacatccacggcccttccttcatcaaccgtttttgttacttcctcaacatcTGGAAATTGCAGTGCTCTTAATTCCACGCTATTTGCTGCATTGGGATTTGTCAGACGGGAAATTGGAATGGATGAGAAGATGAACACACGTTTTGCATTGCTGAATGAGAGCATGCCGTCGTGGCTTCAAAGGCTGCTCTGGCCACATCTTTGATCAAGCAGCAGGACTTACCAATCGGCAGGACATATTGTGGGGTTACTCTTAATCCAAGATTACCTCCAGAAAGGGCACACAATGTGACTGCCATTTTGGCTGCATAAAGTCGCCAGCAGCATGGCAACTTCTGTAATCCGTGCACGACTTAGATTCCTGGCAATCAGACTCGGTTCCGGCATGCTCACTACAGCGGTGTCATAGCAGCATCATACCAAGAGTTCTCCACTCACTTCCTACACCACACTCCACCTCCAACAGGCAGTCCCCACCAAACCGCAACTCCTGTTCGGCCGCAGCATCTCGGGTTCCACACATCTCATCACAAGCCTTCTGCACCCTCCACCTCAGGCTTCTCAGCCACAGACTCCTGTGCTACGTTTCCAACCACAATATTCACCTCTCTCTGTCACTTGCTGCCACAGCTGTAGCAGTCATCCAGGACTCACTGAACACCGAATCGTTCACTGTTCATTTGACACAACCATGCAACCCCGCTTCCCCCTCCCAATACACAGACACGCTGTGCGATGCACCTCTGGGTATATTACGAGTACTCACATATGTACGTTGGACCCTTACTTTTAAACTGCAACTGAATCATAGACCCCCTTCAAAGTTGCACAGATGGCTCGTCACCTCCCCGACACAAAATAGCTGCGGTCCCCCTGGATcaaaggctctctctctctccgaccgaTTCACCCCAGGAAATCAAACGCCACCTCATGTGTATACCAGTGCTCCGTCGCACACTCCTGTCTCAGCTTTAGTCATTCTTCAACCTGCCTCATAGAGAATCTCTAAAGAAAATTCTGCCTCCATCGACAACCTCGCAATCGACCAACAAACCCGTACCCACTGCTTCTCAGCGCTGTCGCTATTGCCAGTTTGCATGGTGTACAGGTGGAGAGTTGGGATATGAAGCCTCGAGGGAACGAGACAAAAAAGAAATCCTGTATTGGGGGTATGAGGCCATTGGATGTGTCACGTTGGGCGGGCCAGATGCGGTAAATTGGTAAAGAATCCGTCTGAGGAGTGTTGAGGAAATATCAGAGGTCAATGATTTTAATTAAAAATGAATGAAATTGCATATTGCAGAGAATCAGGAAACAAATTACCTGAACTTGGCATGATGCACACATTCAAGGGATCTACGTTCAGCTCAAAACATTAAATGGGGATGTAGCCTCGCCTATCACGTTCCAAATAGAACCTTTGAGCAACGGGTGGAGGAAGATACTGCTGTAACCAAGGGAGCAGTGTGATTCGCTTCATGAAATGTTCACTGGCTAATGGTGGTAGATCAAGGCACAAGAATTCAGCAATTGGGACTCGAGATCCGGGAGGGAACGAATttaagagaaggaagggagaagacaaggaaggaacagaatggacGATAAAAGTTaacaattcaacaatttcaggacCTTCTGCTTTGCCACTCACTCCCTTCTGCATTCTGCCACTTAACtgactttgtagtttcttcaaaTTAAAAGCCCTTCAATATGTTTCTGGATTAGGTAATATATTTGACGACAGTGGATAAGTCGTCACTAAAACTAATGTTCTTCCCATCCTGACGTATAATTTCCCTTTTTTTTCTGTCTCCTGCAGCGAACTTAGCTACGATTGCGATCTTAGCCTTTCgaaaatgtggtctctccaaatctgTCACACGCTACCTGctggccatggcaacagcagatctaCTCCTTATTATTATCGATTTGATATTAagacacattccaattgtttACTGGGAACATTTTTACTTTCTGTGGTCCATGcgtgtgtgtaatatccatgcAGTTCTCCTGTATGCATCAACTGACTGTTCTGTTTGGTTTACTgtgactttcacctttgatcgttgTGTTgctatttgttgccagaagctgaaaaatcAATATTGTACAGAGAAAATGGCTGCTGGGGTTCTGGCAACTGTTGTTGTGCTGAGCTGTttcaagaacatcttctggtattttatgttgtcCGACGAATACTTTATGAGGAACAAACCATGGTTCTGTTTGGTAACATTCAGTGTTCAGACGTCTCCAGTTTGGATAATTGTCGAGTTTCTGCATCACATTCTAACCCCATGCTtaccatttgtcctgattttctTGATCAATGTTGTCACCATCAGGcacattatagtgaatagcagagcCCGTAGAAGACTTCGAGCTGCAAACACCGGGGATAGTTCCAAAGACCCAGAGATAGATAGTCGACGGAAATCTATAatcttactgtttgttatctctttGAATTTCATTGTGTTGTGGGCTGCTATAATGGTGTTTTCTGTATGCAGGCGGATGTATTATCTAATGGATAATTATGTACTGATAAGTGATGTTGTGCAGGAAATGGGCTTCATGTTGCAGCTGCtgggttgctgcacaaacacttgcatCTATGCTGTGACCCAGACTATGTTCAGAGAACAATTGAAAATTGTGCTCAAATATCCGTTTATTTCTGTTGTTCAATGCATTCAAAGTTATAAAGAACTGAATCACTGATCAATCGATAATTTTGTCATCATATGTTTTTTTTCTAACGGGGTCACAAGCTACCACAATCGCGACAGAGCAGGAAGTGAGCTGCCCACATGCTAAACAAAATGTGGACCGGTCTGTCACTGCAACAACAGACTGCTGTGTATTTCCCACTCTGAAGAAAGGGAGAATGGCAGACACTGCAACTATCATTAGAGAATGAGAAATTGTTGCAATGCAGAGAGACAAGGTGCCCGCTTTGCTATGGTAATAACACTGACACGGTATGTATGCGTATAATGGTAATGGAGGGCAAGACTTCTCGCTATGTTGACAATCAGGACGTTCTCTGTCGCTATGATGGCAGAGAGGCGGCTGGACATTCTCAATATAGTAGCAAGGCAGGCAGGGTCTTCTTTCTATAGAGGCAGAGCGAGTCCATCATGTTTTTAGCTGAACGCACCAGGACCAATTCCCAATAATTCAACAGCTCCATTTATCGCCTGCACTCACAAATTAGAAAGTAGATGAGGAAGAAATATTATCCATTGGTCCACGTTCCATTGCTCGCCATTACAGTGAATTACGGAGTTGGAAATTCATTTCAAGTGTACTTTagaatggcctactggtattactccaaaaactcagctcatgttgtgTGGACCCTGATTCAAAgccgccatggtagatggtggaatttgaacacaattttaaaaaatctggaattaaatatctactgatgaccatgaaacattgccaattgcgggaaaaaaacggattcactaatatccttttgggattgaaatctgccgtccttacctggtctggcctgcatgtaacTCCAATACCAGTCcaacgtggctgactctcaagtcctctctgaaatggcctagtaaatcATTTAGTTTCAATTGCTACTCGAGACGGCCaacaaataaatgctggtcatccAACGAAGCGCGCATGcccaacaaatgaataaataaaatgttgcCAAAATGCCTGGCTCACCGGGGTGGCATGAGATATCCCAGGTAAACCATCGTGCGATAGTTGTACTACAATCAGTACTGGAAGGTTAATTTGAACCGCATACACTGGAGGGAAAATCTGCCAGGTCCGCTAGGGAAGGGGAAGATACACCAGGTGCATTCTGAGAAGCAGAATGAAATATATAATACACTAGGCAAGATGAGGTATGCTACTGTAAATTGGGCAATTTCTTCATATGCCATGTGCAACGGTTAATGTGTGGTGAAAGACTGAGCGGATATGAGGCATAAGAtatggcaaggaggaattggtcagATGCAAGGTGCATTGGAAACTGATTGCAACTTACAAAGGGATACAGACGGTTGAGTGTTCGAGATGCTTAATGTAGCATAGTACCGAGGGGAGGCATGGAAATTACCATCTCGTCGTCGAGAGGGCTTATTCACAAGGTGCTGGATGTGAGGTAATATACTCTGCCACAAGgtgtgaggtcctacttttccaaGCAAAATGGGAGGGGTTTGATTCACCCGGTACGATACTGCAGGCAGAGAAATATACCACATATACTGTGGTGTATGTCATACGAAGCACACCGAGGGAGGGGACAATATACATGGTGAACTCGGAGAAATGCACACCTATGCCACCTACATGAGACATCTGCAAAGCTATACAAACATAAGGAGGAATTGTATGAGTTGCACTCGGTGCAATTGATGGAATATAGAAATGTAACATGAAAAACATAGTAGGGGCATCGTATACCAGCTTTCTTACAGAGTGAAGAAATGTAACAGTTAAATTGGGGAAGTGGGTAATTATAAAAGATTGAAAATTCGTCAGCAACGAGATAcaaagcaaaccagagcaccttgCCTATTATGGCATGTGTCTGGCACAGTCCAACTTATTTTCTTCATGTTGCACAAAATCCTTGGGATCTGTACTGGTTTTACGACGTGCACAATTTTATGGTCTGTATGCTGTGAGAGTCGATATTAGTTTCAGCATCCATATTCTTTATGGGGTGGCACCGtgacacggtggtcagcactgctggctcacagctcaAGGGATCTGTGTCCGATtcattgcttgggtcactgtctgtatgcagttgcacgttctccccctgcctgtgtgggtttcctctgagtgcaacggtttcctcccacagtccaacaatgcgcaggttcattggccttgctaaattgtccctcaatgcgTATGTAAGAggcattaatagggtaaatatgtgggtttatggggcgaGCGCCCAAGGTGGGatcgtgatcggtgcagactcgaagggccgaatggcctccttctgcacagtagggattctatgatgattctatttcAGTGTTTGTAATTTTTCAGGGTCTGTATTTGTTCAGGTTCTGAcgtgcaaagaacaatacagcacaggcacaggctctttggccctccaagcctgcgccgctcatgtgcccaactcgaccattctttgtatccctctattcccagtctattcatgtggctatcttgaTAAGTCCTAAACGATCCCAGCTTGTCCGCCTCAAACTTtcgtggcagtgcattccaggcccccaccaccctctgtgtaaaaaacgcccccctgacatctgtgttgaaccttgcccccctcaccgtgaacctgtgaccccttgcgttcgtcacctccgacctgggaaaaagcttcccaccgttcaccctatcaatgcccctcataattttatacacctctattaggtcgcccctcatcctccatctttccagggagaacaaccccagtttacccaatctctcctcatggctaaggccctccataccaggcaacttccgttaaacattctctgcactctctccaaagcctccacgtccttctggtagtgtggcgaccagaactggacgtagtattccaaatgtggcctagccaaCGTTCTATAGAGCTGTAACATCATATGCCACGTTTTATAttgtatgccccgtccaataaaggcaagcataccatataaattcttcaccaccctctccacctgtgctgccacctttaaggatctgtggacttgtagacAGTACAAGTCCACAGTAGTTTGCAGCCGTAAGTTATTTTAGATTTTTCATTTGTTTTGGTTCCTTTGTTATTCTCGGTAAGGTTATCATTTTCCAAGCCCATGTTGTTTTCAAGTTATGCTTTAATTTCATGTTCCAGCTTCATGTTATGACAGGTGGATTATCCCATTGAGCGTCATTATTATTCTTTAAGCATCAATCAATTGTGGTGTTCTTGTTAATCACAGGCAGAGCTTCATTCAAAAACCATATTGGTATTGTACGTATTTTCAGGTCAATATTACGCCAATAGCATATATGGGTTTGCAGCATTGGATTCATTTTGTTGCACGCATTGGGATCAGTGAGTCCATTGGTTTCAGGATATTTTATCGTTTCATTGACTTTATTCAATTCAGAATCTCTATTAGCTTCTGGGCCTGAATTAGCTTCAGGATGCGAACACTGGGCGCAGTAACTGTCCTTCATTCATTTGAACGAGAGGCATCGTGTTCAAATCTTACTCCCACACTTGATAGTCAAGGAAGCAGCTTTCATAATGCGGCCAGACCGATTGAGGTATTAAATTTCTCATCCTGTGAACATGAGTCAATCACAACTGGTAAGAATTTCATAGATTCTTGGTCACGATGGGTTGGACATTAATTTGAGCTTCGACTGTCACTTCTCAATCTAAGGACAACCATCTTTTGGaaacaaacgctggccttgctTGCGAAGCTCAGATAgaatgaaagaataaacaaaaagcTTCGCAAAGTAAAAGTAGGCACGAGCAGTCGTCAAGTTGACGAGATGGAAATAATTTCAACCTATGTTGTATGTTATTAAGAAGCTTGGACGAGTGTTATTCACAATGACACCTCGAGTATCATCTCTGGAAAAATGACGATAAGGGATTGATATTACTGGAGAAGTTTTAGTTTTAATAATTGTGTTCTATCTTAAATATTTTACACGCTGTGTGGAAGCTGCGAAACAATACAAGCGGAACATGTTGAGGGATAATTCTGCATCTTACTTTCAAACTCAGATAATCTGGAAGACGGTCCTCGTGTCAATGTTTCTGCCTGGTAATATCCCCCGTGAACTTTCCATTATGATTCGTGAATGAAGTCATT
Coding sequences:
- the LOC144486957 gene encoding putative G-protein coupled receptor 139: NLATIAILAFRKCGLSKSVTRYLLAMATADLLLIIIDLILRHIPIVYWEHFYFLWSMRVCNIHAVLLYASTDCSVWFTVTFTFDRCVAICCQKLKNQYCTEKMAAGVLATVVVLSCFKNIFWYFMLSDEYFMRNKPWFCLVTFSVQTSPVWIIVEFLHHILTPCLPFVLIFLINVVTIRHIIVNSRARRRLRAANTGDSSKDPEIDSRRKSIILLFVISLNFIVLWAAIMVFSVCRRMYYLMDNYVLISDVVQEMGFMLQLLGCCTNTCIYAVTQTMFREQLKIVLKYPFISVVQCIQSYKELNH